A single genomic interval of Pyrus communis chromosome 5, drPyrComm1.1, whole genome shotgun sequence harbors:
- the LOC137734895 gene encoding putative disease resistance protein RGA4, with translation MGYKIKDINKRLSEIASGRPHELKDNCVDTQFIMRERVTHSFVPKEDIIGRDEDKKAIIQLLLDAIPTENVSTISIVGFGGLGKTALAQLIFNDEVIQNHFELKIWTCVSNVFELDIVVKKILQSEHNGIEQLQNDLRKKVDGKKYLLVLDDLWNEDRKKWISLKNLLMGGGEGSRILITTRSRTVATISNTAKPYTLKGLNEEQSWSLFKKMAYKDGKEPENSKMKVVGIEVARKCQGVPLAIRTIGGMLFANDDETDWLNFKEKKLSKINQEENDILPTLKLSYDVLPSHLKHCFAYCRLFPPDYEISVHRLIRLWVAQGFIKSSDENEGLEDVAYKYYRELLCRSFFQEEKIDKFGIIESCKMHDLMNELAILVSGVGSVIVDLNRKNFHEKLRHVSFSYDTDLSKWEVSTSLLKANKVRTFLFLQPQRWHGDKRSSHNAFDTTIVSNFKSLRMLSLNNLRIKRVPKCLKKMKHLRYLDLSGNPMKRLPDWIVGLSNLETLDLSYCYELVELPRDIKKMINLRHLILEECLGLSGMPRGIGELKRVRTLNTFVLSESNYLGRGGSAGLAELGTLKELRGRLEIWKLRHVVSESNVGTPLKDKQHLCSLDLVWKFREDVRGVDEEDIIKSMEVLQPHSNLKQLSVYEYSGVRFASWFSSLINIVNLQLRFCKRCQRLPPLDHLPSLKSLTLLRFDKLEYISEKESSNSMSDEMMRISFFPSLETLKLYNCPVLKGWWRAHTHNSASSSSSTENLSLPSFPRLSTLEIYNCPNLTSMPLYPNVERIELTRSSWKVVDSLFVRGASDITHDVGVDVDVSASSSSPHLSKLTHLTLRGIEDLASLPEEISNLTSLQELAIDYCPNLASLPEGIRGLPCLNRLKIHRCHMLSKRCKKETGEDWFKIAHIQSIEIV, from the coding sequence ATGGGTTATAAGATAAAAGATATTAACAAGAGGCTTAGTGAAATTGCATCTGGTAGACCCCATGAGTTAAAAGATAATTGTGTAGATACACAATTTATAATGAGAGAGAGGGTCACTCACTCATTTGTCCCTAAGGAAGATATTATAGGGAGAGATGAAGATAAAAAGGCAATTATCCAACTTTTGTTGGATGCCATCCCAACTGAGAATGTGTCAACCATTTCCATAGTTGGATTTGGAGGATTGGGGAAAACTGCACTTGCCCAACTCATATTCAACGATGAGgtgattcaaaatcattttgAGTTGAAAATATGGACATGTGTCTCTAATGTATTTGAGTTGGATATAGTTGTTAAGAAAATACTTCAATCGGAGCATAATGGGATAGAGCAGTTGCAAAATGATCTTAGAAAAAAAGTAGATGGGAAGAAGTACCTACTTGTGTTGGATGACTTGTGGAATGAGGATCGAAAGAAGTGGATTAGCTTGAAGAACTTGTTAATGGGTGGTGGAGAAGGTAGTAGAATACTAATAACCACTCGTAGTAGAACCGTTGCGACGATATCAAACACAGCTAAACCATACACCTTAAAAGGGTTGAATGAAGAGCAAAGTTGGTCTTTATTTAAGAAAATGGCTTATAAAGATGGAAAGGAGCCAGAGAATTCAAAAATGAAGGTAGTTGGGATAGAGGTTGCAAGAAAATGTCAGGGAGTTCCACTCGCTATAAGGACGATAGGTGGGATGTTGTTCGCCAATGATGACGAAACAGATTGGTTgaatttcaaagaaaagaagctttcaaaaataaatcaagaagaaaatgatattttacCAACACTTAAATTGAGTTATGATGTGCTCCCATCACATTTGAAGCATTGTTTTGCTTATTGTAGATTGTTCCCACCTGATTATGAGATCTCTGTACATAGATTGATTAGACTTTGGGTGGCGCAAGGGTTCATTAAGTCATCCGATGAAaatgagggtttggaggatgTTGCGTATAAATATTACAGGGAATTGTTGTGCAGATCGttttttcaagaagaaaaaatagatAAGTTTGGTATAATAGAAAGTTGTAAAATGCACGATCTCATGAATGAACTTGCAATCTTAGTGTCAGGGGTCGGAAGCGTCATAGTTGATTTGAACCGAAagaattttcatgaaaagcTTCGTCATGTATCTTTCAGTTATGATACTGATTTGTCGAAATGGGAAGTGTCAACGTCCTTGCTAAAAGCAAACAAGGTAcgaacttttctttttcttcaaccaCAACGTTGGCATGGTGACAAACGTTCCTCACATAATGCATTTGATACTACaattgtttcaaattttaagtCATTGCGTATGTTGAGTCTcaataacttgagaattaaaAGAGTACCTAAATGtcttaaaaaaatgaaacatttgAGATATCTTGATCTTAGTGGGAATCCCATGAAGAGACTTCCAGATTGGATAGTTGGACTGTCAAATTTGGAAACACTAGATCTCTCTTATTGTTATGAGCTTGTGGAATTGCCTAGagacattaaaaaaatgatcaacTTGAGGCATCTCATCTTGGAAGAGTGTTTGGGATTGAGTGGAATGCCACGTGGAATTGGTGAATTGAAACGTGTTCGTACATTGAATACATTTGTTTTGAGCGAAAGCAATTATTTGGGGAGGGGCGGTAGTGCTGGTCTTGCTGAGCTGGGGACCCTTAAGGAATTAAGGGGACGCTTAGAGATATGGAAGTTGAGGCATGTGGTGTCAGAATCAAATGTTGGTACACCTCTCAAGGACAAACAGCATCTTTGTTCGTTGGATTTAGTGTGGAAATTTAGAGAAGATGTAAGGGGAGTTGATGAGGAGGATATTATAAAGTCAATGGAAGTATTGCAACCCCATTCTAATCTAAAGCAGTTGTCGGTGTATGAGTATAGTGGTGTGAGGTTTGCGAGTTGGTTTTCTTCTCTCATAAATATTGTTAATCTCCAATTGCGGTTTTGTAAGAGATGCCAACGTCTTCCGCCCTTGGATCATTTGCCTTCCCTCAAGTCTCTTACATTGCTTAGGTTCGACAAGTTGGAGTACATATCAGAGAAAGAGAGCAGTAATAGTATGAGTGATGAGATGATGAGGATCTCATTCTTTCCCTCCCTGGAGACACTCAAGTTATACAATTGCCCTGTTCTGAAGGGATGGTGGAGGGCCCACACTCATAAcagtgcttcttcttcttcatcaacgGAAAATCTGTCGTTGCCTTCTTTTCCTCGTCTTTCTACATTGGAGATCTATAATTGTCCTAATCTAACTTCCATGCCTCTGTATCCAAATGTGGAGAGAATCGAACTTACGAGGAGCAGCTGGAAGGTTGTTGATTCCTTGTTTGTTAGAGGAGCATCTGATATTACACATGATGTTGGTGTTGATGTTGATGTTTctgcctcttcttcttcccctcaTCTCTCCAAATTAACACATCTGACACTTCGTGGAATTGAGGATTTGGCATCACTGCCAGAAGAAATAAGCAATCTCACATCACTTCAGGAGCTTGCAATTGATTATTGCCCTAATTTGGCATCACTGCCAGAAGGGATTCGTGGACTCCCCTGTTTAAATAGATTGAAAATTCACCGTTgccacatgttaagcaaaagaTGCAAGAAAGAAACAGGTGAGGACTGGTTTAAGATTGCTCACATCCAATCCATTGAAATTGTTTAA